A region of Streptomyces sp. NBC_01788 DNA encodes the following proteins:
- a CDS encoding DNA-directed RNA polymerase subunit beta' encodes MLDVNFFDELRIGLATADDIRQWSHGEVKKPETINYRTLKPEKDGLFCEKIFGPTRDWECYCGKYKRVRFKGIICERCGVEVTRAKVRRERMGHIELAAPVTHIWYFKGVPSRLGYLLDLAPKDLEKVIYFAAYMITYVDDERRTRDLPSLEAHVSVERQQIEQRRDADLEARAKKLETDLAELEAEGAKADVRRKVREGAEREMKQLRDRAQREIDRLDEVWTRFKNLKVQDLEGDELLYRELRDRFGTYFDGSMGAAALQKRLESFDLEEEAEKLREIIRTGKGQKKTRALKRLKVVSAFLQTSNSPKGMVLDCVPVIPPDLRPMVQLDGGRFATSDLNDLYRRVINRNNRLKRLLDLGAPEIIVNNEKRMLQEAVDALFDNGRRGRPVTGPGNRPLKSLSDMLKGKQGRFRQNLLGKRVDYSARSVIVVGPQLKLHQCGLPKAMALELFKPFVMKRLVDLNHAQNIKSAKRMVERGRTVVYDVLEEVIAEHPVLLNRAPTLHRLGIQAFEPQLVEGKAIQIHPLVCTAFNADFDGDQMAVHLPLSAEAQAEARILMLSSNNILKPADGRPVTMPTQDMVLGLYFLTTDAEGREAKGEDRSFASVAEAIMAFDAGELSLQSRVDVRFPVGTIPPRGWTPPVREEGEPEWQQGDSFRLKTTLGRALFNELLPEDYPFVDYEVGKKQLSEIVNDLAERYPKVIVAATLDNLKSSGFYWATRSGVTVAISDVVVPEAKKEIVKGYEAQDEKVQKQYERGLITKDERTQELIAIWTKATNEVAEAMNDNFPKTNPIFMMVSSGARGNMMQMRQIAGMRGLVSNAKNETIPRPIKASFREGLSVLEYFISTHGARKGLADTALRTADSGYLTRRLVDVSQDVIIREEDCGTERGLKLHIAERGADGVLRKADNVETSVYARCLAEDIVVDGQVLAPAGTDLGDVLIEELVSRGVSEVKTRSVLTCESAVGTCAMCYGRSLATGKLVDIGEAVGIIAAQSIGEPGTQLTMRTFHTGGVAGDDITQGLPRVVELFEARTPKGVAPISEAAGRVRIEETEKTKKIVITPDDGSDETAFPISKRARLLVGEGDHVEVGQKLTVGATNPHDVLRILGQRAVQVHLVGEVQKVYNSQGVSIHDKHIEIIIRQMLRRVTIIESGDAELLPGELVERSKFEHENRRVVQEGGHPASGRPQLMGITKASLATESWLSAASFQETTRVLTDAAINAKSDSLIGLKENVIIGKLIPAGTGLSRYRNIRVEPTEEAKAAMYSAVGYDDIDYSPFGSGSGQAVPLEDYDYGPYNQ; translated from the coding sequence GTGCTCGACGTCAACTTCTTCGACGAGCTCCGGATCGGCCTGGCCACCGCTGACGACATCCGTCAGTGGAGCCACGGCGAGGTCAAGAAGCCCGAGACGATCAACTACCGCACCCTCAAGCCGGAAAAGGACGGGCTCTTCTGCGAGAAGATCTTCGGTCCCACCCGGGACTGGGAGTGCTACTGCGGCAAGTACAAGCGTGTCCGCTTCAAGGGCATCATCTGCGAGCGCTGCGGCGTCGAGGTCACCCGCGCCAAGGTGCGCCGTGAGCGGATGGGCCACATCGAGCTGGCCGCGCCCGTCACCCACATCTGGTACTTCAAGGGCGTCCCGTCGCGCCTGGGCTACCTGCTGGACCTGGCCCCGAAGGACCTTGAGAAGGTCATCTACTTCGCGGCGTACATGATCACGTACGTCGACGACGAGCGCCGTACCCGCGACCTGCCGTCGCTGGAGGCCCACGTCTCCGTCGAGCGCCAGCAGATCGAGCAGCGCCGCGACGCCGACCTGGAGGCCCGCGCCAAGAAGCTCGAGACGGACCTCGCCGAGCTGGAGGCCGAGGGTGCCAAGGCCGACGTGCGCCGCAAGGTGCGCGAGGGTGCCGAGCGTGAGATGAAGCAGCTGCGCGACCGCGCGCAGCGCGAGATCGACCGCCTCGACGAGGTGTGGACCCGGTTCAAGAACCTCAAGGTCCAGGACCTCGAGGGCGACGAGCTGCTCTACCGCGAGCTGCGCGACCGGTTCGGCACGTACTTCGACGGCTCGATGGGTGCCGCGGCGCTGCAGAAGCGCCTGGAGTCCTTCGACCTCGAGGAGGAGGCCGAGAAGCTCCGCGAGATCATCCGCACCGGCAAGGGCCAGAAGAAGACTCGCGCCCTGAAGCGCCTGAAGGTCGTCTCCGCGTTCCTGCAGACGTCCAACAGCCCCAAGGGCATGGTCCTGGACTGCGTGCCGGTCATCCCGCCGGACCTGCGTCCGATGGTGCAGCTGGACGGCGGCCGCTTCGCGACCTCCGACCTGAACGACCTGTACCGCCGTGTCATCAACCGCAACAACCGCCTGAAGCGGCTTCTCGACCTCGGCGCGCCCGAGATCATCGTGAACAACGAGAAGCGCATGCTCCAGGAGGCCGTCGACGCGCTCTTCGACAACGGCCGCCGCGGCCGCCCGGTCACGGGCCCCGGCAACCGTCCGCTGAAGTCGCTGTCCGACATGCTCAAGGGCAAGCAGGGCCGCTTCCGTCAGAACCTGCTCGGCAAGCGCGTCGACTACTCGGCCCGTTCCGTGATCGTCGTCGGCCCGCAGCTCAAGCTGCACCAGTGCGGTCTGCCGAAGGCGATGGCGCTGGAGCTCTTCAAGCCGTTCGTGATGAAGCGCCTGGTCGACCTGAACCACGCGCAGAACATCAAGTCGGCCAAGCGCATGGTCGAGCGCGGCCGCACGGTCGTGTACGACGTGCTGGAAGAGGTCATCGCGGAGCACCCGGTTCTGCTGAACCGTGCGCCCACCCTGCACCGCCTCGGCATCCAGGCCTTCGAGCCGCAGCTGGTCGAGGGCAAGGCCATCCAGATCCACCCGCTCGTGTGCACCGCGTTCAACGCGGACTTCGACGGTGACCAGATGGCCGTGCACCTGCCGCTGTCCGCGGAGGCGCAGGCCGAGGCCCGCATCCTGATGCTGTCCTCGAACAACATCCTCAAGCCGGCCGACGGCCGTCCGGTGACGATGCCGACCCAGGACATGGTCCTCGGTCTGTACTTCCTCACCACCGACGCCGAGGGCCGCGAGGCCAAGGGCGAGGACCGCTCGTTCGCGTCGGTCGCCGAGGCGATCATGGCGTTCGACGCCGGTGAGCTCTCGCTCCAGTCGCGGGTGGACGTCCGCTTCCCGGTGGGCACCATCCCGCCGCGCGGCTGGACCCCGCCGGTCCGCGAGGAGGGCGAGCCGGAGTGGCAGCAGGGTGACTCCTTCCGCCTGAAGACGACCCTGGGCCGCGCGCTCTTCAACGAGCTGCTGCCCGAGGACTACCCGTTCGTCGACTACGAGGTGGGCAAGAAGCAGCTCTCCGAGATCGTCAACGACCTCGCCGAGCGCTACCCGAAGGTCATCGTGGCGGCCACGCTCGACAACCTGAAGTCGTCCGGCTTCTACTGGGCCACCCGCTCCGGTGTCACCGTCGCCATCTCCGACGTCGTCGTTCCCGAGGCGAAGAAGGAGATCGTCAAGGGCTACGAGGCGCAGGACGAGAAGGTCCAGAAGCAGTACGAGCGCGGTCTGATCACCAAGGACGAGCGCACCCAGGAGCTCATCGCGATCTGGACCAAGGCGACCAACGAGGTCGCCGAGGCGATGAACGACAACTTCCCGAAGACCAACCCGATCTTCATGATGGTTTCCTCGGGCGCCCGAGGAAACATGATGCAGATGCGTCAGATCGCCGGTATGCGCGGTCTGGTGTCGAACGCCAAGAACGAGACCATCCCGCGGCCCATCAAGGCGTCGTTCCGTGAGGGTCTGTCCGTGCTGGAGTACTTCATCTCCACGCACGGTGCCCGTAAGGGTCTGGCCGACACCGCCCTGCGTACCGCCGACTCCGGTTACCTCACCCGTCGTCTGGTCGACGTCTCCCAGGACGTCATCATCCGCGAGGAGGACTGCGGCACCGAGCGCGGCCTCAAGCTGCACATCGCGGAGCGCGGTGCGGACGGCGTGCTGCGCAAGGCGGACAACGTCGAGACGTCCGTGTACGCGCGCTGCCTCGCCGAGGACATCGTGGTCGACGGCCAGGTGCTGGCCCCGGCCGGCACCGACCTGGGCGACGTGCTCATCGAGGAGCTCGTCTCCCGCGGCGTCTCCGAGGTCAAGACCCGCTCGGTCCTGACCTGCGAGTCCGCGGTGGGCACCTGCGCCATGTGCTACGGCCGCTCGCTCGCCACCGGCAAGCTGGTCGACATCGGTGAGGCGGTCGGCATCATCGCCGCCCAGTCCATCGGTGAGCCCGGCACCCAGCTGACGATGCGTACCTTCCACACCGGTGGTGTGGCCGGTGACGACATCACCCAGGGTCTGCCGCGTGTCGTCGAGCTCTTCGAGGCCCGTACGCCGAAGGGTGTCGCCCCGATCTCCGAGGCGGCCGGACGCGTCCGGATCGAGGAGACCGAGAAGACCAAGAAGATCGTCATCACCCCGGACGACGGCAGCGACGAGACGGCGTTCCCGATCTCGAAGCGTGCCCGTCTGCTGGTCGGCGAGGGCGACCACGTCGAGGTGGGCCAGAAGCTCACCGTGGGTGCCACCAACCCGCACGACGTGCTGCGCATCCTGGGTCAGCGGGCCGTCCAGGTCCACCTGGTCGGCGAGGTCCAGAAGGTCTACAACTCGCAGGGTGTGTCGATCCACGACAAGCACATCGAGATCATCATCCGGCAGATGCTCCGCCGCGTGACGATCATCGAGTCCGGCGACGCCGAGCTGCTGCCCGGCGAGCTGGTCGAGCGCTCGAAGTTCGAGCACGAGAACCGTCGTGTGGTCCAGGAGGGCGGTCACCCGGCCTCCGGTCGTCCGCAGCTCATGGGTATCACCAAGGCCTCGCTGGCGACCGAGTCCTGGCTGTCGGCGGCGTCCTTCCAGGAGACGACCAGGGTCCTGACGGACGCGGCGATCAACGCCAAGTCCGACTCCCTGATCGGCCTCAAGGAGAACGTCATCATCGGTAAGCTCATCCCGGCCGGTACGGGTCTGTCCCGCTACCGCAACATCCGGGTCGAGCCGACCGAGGAGGCCAAGGCCGCGATGTACTCGGCCGTCGGCTACGACGACATCGACTACTCGCCGTTCGGCTCCGGCTCCGGCCAGGCCGTTCCGCTGGAGGACTACGACTACGGTCCGTACAACCAGTAA
- the nusG gene encoding transcription termination/antitermination protein NusG has product MSDPNLNDAIEPTESVDDELDIVEGADEVDEAEAAEAAAGESAEEAAVHVVDEAAEGEAEEEEPEPEVDPVTKLREELRTLPGEWYVIHTYAGYEKRVKANLEQRAVSLNVEDFIYQAEVPEEEIVQIKNGERKTVRQNKLPGYVLVRMDLTNESWGVVRNTPGVTGFVGNAYDPYPLSLDEIVKMLAPEAEEKAAREAAEAEGKPAPQRKVEVQVLDFEVGDSVTVTDGPFATLQATINEINPDSKKVKGLVEIFGRETPVELSFDQIQKN; this is encoded by the coding sequence GTGTCTGACCCGAACCTGAACGACGCCATCGAGCCGACCGAGTCCGTGGATGACGAGCTCGACATCGTCGAGGGTGCGGACGAGGTCGACGAGGCCGAGGCTGCCGAAGCCGCCGCGGGCGAGTCGGCCGAGGAGGCCGCCGTCCACGTCGTGGACGAGGCGGCCGAGGGTGAGGCCGAGGAAGAGGAGCCGGAGCCCGAGGTCGACCCGGTCACCAAGCTCCGCGAGGAACTGCGCACGCTGCCCGGCGAGTGGTACGTCATCCACACCTACGCCGGCTACGAGAAGCGCGTGAAGGCCAACCTGGAGCAGCGCGCCGTCTCGCTGAACGTCGAGGACTTCATCTACCAGGCCGAGGTGCCCGAGGAAGAGATCGTCCAGATCAAGAACGGCGAGCGCAAGACCGTCCGGCAGAACAAGCTGCCCGGCTACGTCCTGGTCCGCATGGACCTGACGAACGAGTCCTGGGGCGTCGTCCGTAACACCCCGGGCGTCACCGGATTCGTCGGCAACGCCTACGACCCGTACCCGCTGTCCCTGGACGAGATCGTGAAGATGCTCGCCCCGGAGGCGGAGGAGAAGGCCGCCCGCGAGGCCGCCGAGGCCGAGGGCAAGCCGGCCCCGCAGCGCAAGGTCGAGGTCCAGGTGCTGGACTTCGAGGTCGGCGACTCGGTCACCGTCACCGACGGCCCGTTCGCCACGCTGCAGGCCACGATCAACGAGATCAACCCGGACTCCAAGAAGGTCAAGGGCCTCGTCGAGATCTTCGGCCGCGAGACCCCGGTCGAGCTGAGCTTCGACCAGATCCAGAAGAACTAG
- the rplL gene encoding 50S ribosomal protein L7/L12, with translation MAKLSQEDLLAQFEEMTLIELSEFVKAFEEKFDVTAAAAAPVMIAGAAGGAAAEAVEEQDEFDVVLTGAGDKKIQVIKVVRELTSLGLKEAKDLVDGAPKPVLEKVNKEAAEKAAESLKGAGASVEVK, from the coding sequence ATGGCGAAGCTCAGCCAGGAAGACCTGCTCGCGCAGTTCGAGGAGATGACCCTCATCGAGCTCTCCGAGTTCGTTAAGGCCTTCGAGGAGAAGTTCGACGTCACCGCCGCCGCTGCCGCGCCGGTCATGATCGCCGGTGCCGCCGGTGGCGCTGCCGCCGAGGCCGTCGAGGAGCAGGACGAGTTCGACGTCGTCCTCACCGGTGCCGGCGACAAGAAGATCCAGGTCATCAAGGTCGTGCGCGAGCTGACCTCCCTCGGCCTGAAGGAGGCCAAGGACCTGGTCGACGGTGCGCCGAAGCCCGTCCTCGAGAAGGTCAACAAGGAGGCCGCGGAGAAGGCCGCCGAGTCCCTCAAGGGCGCCGGCGCCTCCGTCGAGGTCAAGTAA
- the rplK gene encoding 50S ribosomal protein L11 — MPPKKKKVTGLIKLQIQAGAANPAPPVGPALGQHGVNIMEFCKAYNAATESQRGWVIPVEITVYEDRSFTFITKTPPAAKMILKAAGVEKGSGEPHKTKVAKITEAQVREIAQTKLPDLNANDLDAAAKIIAGTARSMGVTVEG; from the coding sequence ATGCCTCCCAAGAAGAAGAAGGTCACGGGGCTCATCAAGCTCCAGATCCAGGCCGGCGCAGCCAACCCGGCTCCGCCGGTCGGCCCGGCGCTGGGTCAGCACGGCGTCAACATCATGGAGTTCTGCAAGGCCTACAACGCCGCGACCGAGTCGCAGCGCGGCTGGGTCATCCCGGTGGAGATCACGGTCTACGAGGACCGTTCCTTCACCTTCATCACCAAGACGCCGCCGGCCGCCAAGATGATCCTCAAGGCCGCGGGCGTGGAGAAGGGCTCCGGCGAGCCGCACAAGACCAAGGTCGCCAAGATCACCGAGGCGCAGGTCCGCGAGATCGCCCAGACCAAGCTGCCCGACCTCAACGCCAACGACCTGGACGCCGCCGCGAAGATCATCGCCGGCACCGCGCGTTCCATGGGCGTCACGGTCGAGGGCTGA
- the rplA gene encoding 50S ribosomal protein L1 — protein MSKRSKALRAADAKIDREKQYAPLEAVRLAKETSTTKFDGTVEVAFRLGVDPRKADQMVRGTVNLPHGTGKTARVLVFATGDRAEAARAAGADIVGADELIDEVAKGRLDFDAVVATPDLMGKVGRLGRVLGPRGLMPNPKTGTVTPDVTKAVTDIKGGKIEFRVDKHSNLHFIIGKTSFDDTKLVENYGAALEEILRLKPSAAKGRYIKKAAITTTMGPGIPVDPNRTRNLLVEEDPAAV, from the coding sequence GTGAGCAAGCGCAGCAAGGCTCTCCGCGCTGCGGACGCCAAGATCGACCGGGAGAAGCAGTACGCCCCGCTCGAGGCCGTCCGTCTCGCCAAGGAGACCTCCACGACCAAGTTCGACGGCACCGTCGAGGTCGCCTTCCGCCTGGGTGTCGACCCGCGCAAGGCCGACCAGATGGTCCGTGGCACCGTGAACCTTCCGCACGGCACCGGTAAGACCGCCCGGGTCCTGGTCTTCGCGACCGGTGACCGTGCCGAGGCCGCACGTGCCGCCGGCGCCGACATCGTCGGCGCGGACGAGCTGATCGACGAGGTGGCGAAGGGCCGTCTGGACTTCGACGCCGTCGTCGCCACCCCGGACCTCATGGGCAAGGTCGGCCGCCTCGGCCGCGTCCTCGGCCCGCGTGGTCTGATGCCGAACCCCAAGACCGGCACCGTCACCCCCGACGTGACCAAGGCCGTCACGGACATCAAGGGCGGCAAGATCGAGTTCCGCGTCGACAAGCACTCGAACCTGCACTTCATCATCGGCAAGACGTCGTTCGACGACACCAAGCTGGTGGAGAACTACGGCGCGGCCCTGGAGGAGATCCTCCGTCTGAAGCCGTCCGCCGCCAAGGGTCGCTACATCAAGAAGGCCGCCATCACCACCACGATGGGCCCCGGCATTCCGGTCGACCCGAACCGCACCCGCAACCTCCTCGTCGAGGAGGACCCGGCCGCGGTCTGA
- a CDS encoding DUF1707 and DUF4190 domain-containing protein, giving the protein MQPMQPMQSWQGGQGVPQPWQGPGSPSMLASHADRERAVDVLRAGFGEGRLDERELDQRIARAYQARTVGELALLVADLPQGPVPLTSAVAPIAPSTFLPVPPPTNGKAVGSLVCGVLTLMTAGVTGLPAVVLGHAARAEMRRTGEGGDGLALAGLVLGWLSVAGWAVVLTLLVIAGIAGSG; this is encoded by the coding sequence ATGCAGCCGATGCAGCCCATGCAGTCCTGGCAGGGGGGACAGGGGGTCCCGCAGCCGTGGCAGGGCCCGGGCAGCCCGTCGATGCTGGCTTCCCACGCCGACCGCGAGCGGGCCGTGGACGTGCTCAGGGCGGGATTCGGCGAGGGCCGCCTGGACGAACGGGAACTCGACCAGCGCATCGCACGGGCGTACCAGGCGCGTACGGTCGGGGAGCTGGCGCTGCTGGTGGCGGACCTGCCGCAGGGGCCGGTGCCGCTCACCTCGGCGGTGGCCCCGATCGCGCCGTCCACGTTCCTGCCGGTGCCGCCGCCCACCAACGGCAAGGCCGTCGGCTCCCTGGTCTGCGGGGTGCTCACGCTGATGACGGCCGGTGTGACGGGCCTGCCGGCGGTGGTCCTGGGACACGCCGCCCGCGCGGAGATGCGGCGCACCGGGGAGGGCGGTGACGGCCTCGCGCTGGCCGGCCTGGTCCTGGGCTGGCTGTCCGTCGCGGGCTGGGCGGTGGTCCTGACCCTGCTGGTCATCGCCGGGATCGCGGGGTCGGGATGA
- the rpoB gene encoding DNA-directed RNA polymerase subunit beta, whose product MAASRNASTANTNNGASTAPLRISFAKIKEPLEVPNLLALQTESFDWLLGNDAWKARVEDALESGQDVPTKSGLEEIFEEISPIEDFSGSMSLTFRDHRFEPPKNSIDECKERDFTFAAPLFVTAEFTNNETGEIKSQTVFMGDFPLMTNKGTFVINGTERVVVSQLVRSPGVYFDSSIDKTSDKDIFSAKIIPSRGAWLEMEIDKRDMVGVRIDRKRKQSVTVLLKALGWTNEQILEEFGEYESMRATLEKDHTQGQDDALLDIYRKLRPGEPPTREAAQTLLENLYFNPKRYDLAKVGRYKVNKKLGADAPLDAGILTVEDVISTIKYLVKLHAGEIETTGDNGGMIVVETDDIDHFGNRRLRSVGELIQNQVRTGLARMERVVRERMTTQDVEAITPQTLINIRPVVASIKEFFGTSQLSQFMDQNNPLSGLTHKRRLSALGPGGLSRERAGFEVRDVHPSHYGRMCPIETPEGPNIGLIGSLASYGRVNAFGFVETPYRKVNDGQVTDEVDYLTADEEDRFVIAQANATLGDDLRFAEARVLVRRRGGEVDYVSPEDVDYMDVSPRQMVSVATAMIPFLEHDDANRALMGANMMRQAVPLIKSESPLVGTGMEYRSAVDAGDVVKAEKAGVVQEISADYITTTNDDGTYITYRLAKFARSNQGTSVNQKVIVNEGDRVIEGQVLADGPATQNGEMALGKNLLVAFMPWEGHNYEDAIILSQRLVQDDVLSSIHIEEHEVDARDTKLGPEEITRDIPNVSEEVLADLDERGIIRIGAEVIAGDILVGKVTPKGETELTPEERLLRAIFGEKAREVRDTSLKVPHGETGKVIGVRVFDREEGDELPPGVNQLVRVYVAQKRKITDGDKLAGRHGNKGVISKILPIEDMPFLEDGTPVDIILNPLGVPSRMNPGQVLEIHLGWLASRGWDVSGLADEWAERLQAIGADQVAPGTNVATPVFDGAREDELAGLLQHTIPNRDGDRMVLPSGKAQLFDGRSGEPFPEPISVGYMYILKLHHLVDDKLHARSTGPYSMITQQPLGGKAQFGGQRFGEMEVWALEAYGAAYALQELLTIKSDDVTGRVKVYEAIVKGENIPEPGIPESFKVLIKEMQSLCLNVEVLSSDGMSIEMRDTDEDVFRAAEELGIDLSRREPSSVEEV is encoded by the coding sequence TTGGCCGCCTCGCGCAACGCCTCGACCGCGAATACGAACAACGGCGCCAGCACCGCCCCGCTGCGCATCTCCTTTGCAAAGATCAAGGAGCCCCTCGAGGTTCCGAACCTTCTCGCGCTGCAAACCGAGAGCTTCGACTGGCTGCTCGGCAACGACGCGTGGAAGGCTCGCGTCGAGGACGCTCTGGAGTCCGGTCAGGACGTCCCCACCAAGTCCGGCCTCGAGGAGATCTTCGAGGAGATCTCCCCGATCGAGGACTTCTCCGGGTCGATGTCGCTGACGTTCCGCGACCACCGCTTCGAGCCGCCCAAGAACTCGATCGACGAGTGCAAGGAGCGCGACTTCACGTTCGCGGCCCCGCTCTTCGTCACCGCTGAGTTCACCAACAACGAGACCGGCGAGATCAAGTCCCAGACCGTCTTCATGGGCGACTTCCCGCTCATGACGAACAAGGGCACTTTCGTCATCAACGGCACCGAGCGTGTCGTGGTGTCCCAGCTGGTCCGTTCCCCCGGTGTCTACTTCGACTCCTCCATCGACAAGACGTCCGACAAGGACATCTTCTCCGCCAAGATCATCCCGTCCCGGGGTGCCTGGCTGGAGATGGAGATCGACAAGCGCGACATGGTCGGTGTCCGCATCGACCGCAAGCGCAAGCAGTCGGTCACCGTCCTGCTGAAGGCGCTCGGCTGGACCAACGAGCAGATCCTCGAGGAGTTCGGCGAGTACGAGTCGATGCGCGCCACCCTGGAGAAGGACCACACCCAGGGCCAGGACGACGCGCTGCTGGACATCTACCGCAAGCTGCGCCCGGGCGAGCCCCCCACGCGTGAGGCCGCGCAGACGCTGCTCGAGAACCTGTACTTCAACCCCAAGCGCTACGACCTGGCCAAGGTCGGCCGCTACAAGGTCAACAAGAAGCTGGGTGCGGACGCCCCGCTGGACGCGGGCATCCTGACCGTCGAGGACGTCATCTCGACGATCAAGTACCTGGTGAAGCTGCACGCCGGCGAGATCGAGACCACCGGTGACAACGGCGGGATGATCGTCGTCGAGACCGACGACATCGACCACTTCGGCAACCGCCGTCTGCGCAGCGTGGGCGAGCTCATCCAGAACCAGGTCCGCACCGGTCTGGCCCGTATGGAGCGCGTCGTCCGCGAGCGCATGACCACGCAGGACGTCGAGGCGATCACGCCGCAGACCCTGATCAACATCCGGCCGGTCGTCGCCTCCATCAAGGAGTTCTTCGGCACCAGCCAGCTGTCGCAGTTCATGGACCAGAACAACCCGCTGTCGGGTCTCACCCACAAGCGCCGCCTGTCGGCCCTTGGCCCGGGTGGTCTCTCCCGTGAGCGGGCCGGCTTCGAGGTCCGTGACGTGCACCCCTCGCACTACGGCCGCATGTGCCCGATCGAGACGCCTGAAGGCCCGAACATCGGTCTGATCGGCTCGCTCGCCTCCTACGGCCGGGTCAACGCGTTCGGGTTCGTCGAGACCCCGTACCGCAAGGTCAACGACGGCCAGGTCACCGACGAGGTCGACTACCTGACCGCCGACGAGGAGGACCGCTTCGTCATCGCGCAGGCCAACGCCACGCTCGGCGACGACCTGCGGTTCGCCGAGGCCCGCGTGCTGGTCCGCCGCCGTGGCGGCGAGGTCGACTACGTCAGCCCCGAGGACGTCGACTACATGGACGTCTCGCCGCGCCAGATGGTGTCGGTCGCGACCGCCATGATCCCCTTCCTCGAGCACGACGACGCCAACCGTGCCCTCATGGGCGCGAACATGATGCGCCAGGCCGTTCCGCTCATCAAGTCGGAGTCCCCGCTCGTCGGCACCGGCATGGAGTACCGCTCCGCCGTCGACGCCGGCGACGTCGTCAAGGCCGAGAAGGCCGGTGTGGTCCAGGAGATCTCCGCCGACTACATCACCACGACCAACGACGACGGCACGTACATCACGTACCGCCTGGCCAAGTTCGCCCGTTCCAACCAGGGCACCTCGGTCAACCAGAAGGTCATCGTCAACGAGGGCGACCGTGTCATCGAGGGCCAGGTCCTCGCCGACGGCCCGGCCACCCAGAACGGCGAGATGGCGCTCGGCAAGAACCTGCTGGTCGCGTTCATGCCGTGGGAGGGTCACAACTACGAGGACGCGATCATCCTGTCGCAGCGCCTCGTCCAGGACGACGTCCTCTCCTCGATCCACATCGAGGAGCACGAGGTCGACGCCCGTGACACCAAGCTCGGCCCCGAGGAGATCACCCGGGACATCCCGAACGTCTCCGAGGAGGTCCTCGCCGACCTCGACGAGCGCGGCATCATCCGCATCGGCGCCGAGGTCATCGCCGGCGACATCCTCGTCGGCAAGGTGACCCCGAAGGGCGAGACCGAGCTGACCCCCGAGGAGCGCCTGCTGCGCGCGATCTTCGGTGAGAAGGCCCGTGAGGTCCGTGACACCTCGCTGAAGGTGCCGCACGGCGAGACCGGCAAGGTCATCGGCGTGCGCGTCTTCGATCGCGAGGAGGGCGACGAGCTGCCGCCGGGCGTGAACCAGCTGGTCCGCGTCTACGTCGCGCAGAAGCGCAAGATCACCGACGGTGACAAGCTCGCCGGCCGTCACGGCAACAAGGGCGTCATCTCGAAGATCCTGCCGATCGAGGACATGCCGTTCCTGGAGGACGGCACCCCGGTCGACATCATCCTCAACCCGCTGGGTGTGCCGTCCCGAATGAACCCGGGACAGGTCCTGGAGATCCACCTCGGCTGGCTCGCCAGCCGCGGCTGGGACGTCTCCGGCCTCGCGGACGAGTGGGCCGAGCGCCTCCAGGCCATCGGCGCCGACCAGGTCGCCCCCGGCACCAACGTGGCCACCCCGGTCTTCGACGGTGCCCGTGAGGACGAGCTGGCGGGTCTGCTCCAGCACACCATCCCGAACCGCGACGGCGACCGCATGGTCCTCCCGTCCGGCAAGGCGCAGCTGTTCGACGGCCGTAGCGGTGAGCCGTTCCCGGAACCGATCTCGGTCGGCTACATGTACATCCTGAAGCTGCACCACCTGGTCGACGACAAGCTGCACGCGCGTTCGACCGGTCCGTACTCGATGATCACCCAGCAGCCGCTGGGTGGTAAGGCCCAGTTCGGTGGCCAGCGCTTCGGCGAGATGGAGGTGTGGGCCCTCGAGGCCTACGGCGCCGCCTACGCCCTCCAGGAGCTGCTGACCATCAAGTCCGACGACGTCACCGGCCGCGTGAAGGTCTACGAGGCCATCGTCAAGGGCGAGAACATCCCCGAGCCCGGCATCCCCGAGTCCTTCAAGGTGCTCATCAAGGAGATGCAGTCCCTGTGCCTGAACGTGGAGGTGCTGTCCAGCGACGGTATGTCCATCGAGATGCGTGACACCGACGAGGATGTCTTCCGCGCCGCGGAGGAGCTCGGCATCGACCTGTCCCGGCGCGAGCCGAGCAGCGTCGAAGAGGTCTGA
- the rplJ gene encoding 50S ribosomal protein L10: protein MARPDKAAAVAELTDKFRSSNAAVLTEYRGLTVAQLKTLRRSLGENAQYAVVKNTLTKIAANEAGITLDDQLFAGPTAVAFVTGDPVESAKGLRDFAKDNPNLVIKGGVLDGKALSADEIKKLADLESREVLLSKLAGAFKGKQSQAASVFQALPSKLVRTVDALRAKQDEQGGAE from the coding sequence ATGGCGAGGCCCGACAAGGCTGCCGCGGTTGCGGAGCTGACGGACAAGTTCCGCAGCTCCAACGCCGCCGTGCTGACCGAGTACCGCGGTCTCACCGTGGCGCAGCTCAAGACGCTGCGCCGGTCGCTCGGTGAGAACGCCCAGTACGCCGTGGTGAAGAACACGCTGACCAAGATTGCGGCCAACGAGGCCGGGATCACGCTGGACGACCAGCTCTTCGCTGGTCCGACGGCCGTCGCCTTCGTCACCGGTGACCCGGTGGAGTCGGCGAAGGGTCTCCGTGACTTCGCCAAGGACAACCCGAATCTCGTCATCAAGGGCGGTGTCCTTGACGGCAAGGCGCTGTCCGCCGACGAGATCAAGAAGCTTGCGGACCTCGAGTCCCGTGAGGTTCTGCTCTCCAAGCTGGCCGGTGCGTTCAAGGGCAAGCAGTCCCAGGCTGCCTCTGTCTTCCAGGCGCTCCCGTCGAAGCTCGTCCGCACCGTGGACGCGCTTCGTGCCAAGCAGGACGAGCAGGGCGGTGCCGAGTAA